One region of Pyramidobacter sp. YE332 genomic DNA includes:
- a CDS encoding Rne/Rng family ribonuclease — MNQPDILILANTIDPEEARVAIVENGRLSELFVERMWECQKSGEIYKARVESVLPGMNAAFVGLGDGRNGFLYLNDARGVKVQQNGEVLVQVVKTARKNKGARVTARISLPGRYLVLVPGGRDVGVSKRIVKEEERARLKETIRALDTAGYGVILRTASEGVDADALADDFERLKTLWHDIEDNAAKQTAPCLLYKDMGLVGRVLRDELSSEVSQIVVDNQEEYDRVADYLQRYSAAEKTPALGFHRSNIPLFEYYDVEKEIDALLDNKVWLKSGAYLVVDQTEALTVIDVNTGKYTGGHNLRETVLATNLEAAEEIAWQLKLRAIGGIVVVDFIDMEPEGDRKALLAKLDEVFAADRCRVRVYGISQLGLVEMTRKRARADLRSVLTRPCPLCGSGSRVLKEDSLALMLKRFIRKVFLSGRAEAVLVDVNESVAAYAAQVYLSLWEETFGRKIFLRGRPGMPLEKFRLDLQGSLSSVESRVELMRSRGDTSVVYRTTDP; from the coding sequence ATGAACCAGCCGGATATACTCATCCTGGCGAACACCATCGACCCGGAAGAAGCCCGCGTCGCGATCGTGGAAAACGGTCGTTTGAGCGAGCTCTTCGTCGAACGGATGTGGGAATGCCAGAAGAGCGGGGAAATATACAAAGCGCGCGTGGAAAGCGTTCTGCCCGGCATGAACGCCGCCTTCGTCGGCCTCGGCGACGGGCGGAACGGCTTCCTTTATCTGAACGACGCGCGCGGCGTGAAAGTGCAGCAAAACGGCGAAGTGCTGGTGCAGGTTGTCAAGACGGCGCGCAAGAACAAAGGGGCCCGCGTGACCGCGCGCATTTCGCTGCCCGGGCGCTATCTCGTGCTCGTGCCCGGCGGCCGCGACGTGGGCGTGTCCAAACGTATCGTCAAGGAAGAGGAGCGGGCCCGTCTCAAGGAGACGATCCGCGCCTTGGACACGGCCGGTTACGGCGTGATCCTGCGCACGGCTTCGGAAGGCGTGGACGCCGACGCTCTGGCCGACGATTTCGAGCGGCTCAAGACGCTCTGGCACGACATCGAGGACAACGCCGCCAAGCAGACGGCGCCCTGCCTGCTGTACAAGGACATGGGGCTGGTCGGGCGCGTGCTGCGTGACGAGCTGAGCTCCGAAGTGTCGCAGATCGTCGTCGACAATCAGGAGGAGTACGACCGCGTCGCCGATTACCTGCAGCGCTACAGCGCCGCGGAGAAAACGCCGGCGCTGGGCTTCCACCGCAGCAACATCCCGCTGTTCGAGTACTACGACGTCGAAAAGGAAATCGACGCGCTGCTGGACAATAAAGTCTGGCTCAAGTCCGGCGCCTATCTCGTCGTCGATCAGACGGAAGCGTTGACGGTGATCGACGTGAACACGGGCAAGTACACCGGCGGGCACAATTTGCGCGAGACGGTGCTGGCCACCAACCTCGAAGCGGCCGAAGAGATCGCCTGGCAGCTGAAGCTGCGCGCCATCGGCGGCATCGTCGTCGTCGACTTCATCGACATGGAGCCGGAAGGGGACAGAAAAGCGCTGCTGGCGAAGCTGGACGAAGTTTTCGCGGCGGATCGCTGCCGCGTGCGCGTCTACGGGATCTCGCAGCTTGGCCTGGTGGAGATGACGCGCAAGCGCGCGCGGGCCGATCTGAGATCGGTGCTGACGCGTCCCTGCCCGCTCTGCGGCTCCGGCTCGCGGGTGCTGAAGGAGGATTCGCTGGCGCTGATGCTGAAGCGCTTCATCCGCAAGGTCTTCCTTTCCGGCCGCGCCGAGGCCGTGCTCGTGGACGTCAACGAATCGGTGGCGGCTTACGCGGCGCAGGTCTATCTGAGTCTGTGGGAGGAGACGTTCGGCCGGAAAATTTTCCTGCGCGGGCGGCCGGGCATGCCGCTGGAGAAATTCCGTCTCGACCTGCAGGGCTCGCTGAGCAGCGTAGAATCGCGCGTCGAACTGATGCGCAGCAGAGGAGATACCAGCGTTGTTTATCGAACGACTGACCCTTAA
- a CDS encoding TIGR03936 family radical SAM-associated protein, with amino-acid sequence MERGERMSRLRMIFEKRDFACFVRHVELPQLFGRIARRAGLKVALTQGMSPHPHIVMGPALPVGVISLCEAAEIWFDENVPPEEALEKMNAQAPTGFRFLRAARIAPDAMSLNKCFDAASYWLCPRDMDKLAEVKRVLSEEFGAETLLALRECGDGLELVMHDPSQTGPGALVKALIAREAISGWPEVCIARLRLGRWRADKGEIAPLL; translated from the coding sequence GTGGAGCGCGGCGAACGCATGAGCCGCCTCCGCATGATCTTCGAGAAGCGGGACTTCGCCTGCTTCGTGCGCCACGTGGAACTGCCGCAGCTTTTCGGGCGTATCGCCCGCCGCGCCGGACTGAAAGTCGCCCTGACGCAGGGCATGTCGCCCCATCCGCACATCGTCATGGGACCGGCGCTGCCGGTGGGCGTGATTTCGCTCTGCGAAGCGGCGGAGATCTGGTTCGATGAGAACGTCCCGCCCGAGGAAGCGCTGGAAAAAATGAACGCCCAGGCGCCGACGGGGTTCCGTTTCCTCAGGGCCGCCCGCATCGCGCCCGACGCCATGTCGCTGAACAAGTGTTTTGACGCTGCTTCGTACTGGCTCTGCCCGCGCGATATGGACAAGCTGGCGGAGGTGAAGCGCGTCCTCTCGGAGGAGTTCGGCGCGGAGACGCTGCTGGCGCTGCGCGAATGCGGCGACGGTCTTGAACTGGTCATGCACGATCCGTCGCAGACCGGTCCCGGCGCGCTCGTCAAGGCGCTGATCGCCCGCGAAGCGATTTCCGGCTGGCCGGAGGTCTGTATCGCCCGGCTCCGTCTGGGACGCTGGCGCGCCGACAAGGGCGAGATCGCGCCGCTGCTGTAG
- a CDS encoding TIGR03960 family B12-binding radical SAM protein: protein MRFEEFDDPRWPLIAGAKWPSRYACSEWGRTKPKENADFRLCFCFPDVYEVGMSYLGFQLLYPRTKNMDGVDAERAYCPWIDMEQSLREARLPLGSVESGRALKDFDGLGFTLQHEMSFTNILTMLDLGGVPLLASRRADGDPIVMAGGPAALVPEPLADFIDIFCLGDGEVVNPPLFDLLKKTKGRPRIERLRAAAELDGTYVPALVSCTYDEAGTHFASEFPLPRKRLICRDMDAIAPRDMIVPASGIIHDRVAVELFRGCSRGCRFCQAGMIYRPIRERSPQVVDECIRALIRQTGWEECSLVSLASCDYPQIGTLLQSLANLHDDGIKVSLPSLRVDNFSVGLAAGLEAMKKGGLTLAPEAGSQRMRDVINKGVTEADLDAALNAAFEHGWQKIKLYFMMGLPTETDDDLRGIVELSERAASIGRRYSKRAAINVSVAGFVPKGHTPFQWVAQNTREELARKGAFMKKQIRSRAISFKYHESEQSFIEGVLARGDRRVGRAILEAWRLGERFDSWSETFSLERWMEAFARAGVDPAWYAQRTRAEDEAFPWDHIDTGVSKSFLLREYRRAREAKVTRDCRSFGCNACGWERRGCEWSAANA, encoded by the coding sequence TTGCGATTTGAAGAATTTGACGATCCGCGCTGGCCATTGATCGCCGGGGCGAAATGGCCGTCGCGGTACGCCTGCTCCGAATGGGGGCGCACGAAGCCGAAGGAAAACGCCGATTTTCGCCTGTGCTTCTGTTTCCCCGACGTGTACGAGGTGGGCATGAGCTATCTCGGATTTCAGCTGCTCTATCCCCGTACGAAAAACATGGACGGCGTCGACGCGGAACGCGCCTACTGTCCGTGGATCGACATGGAGCAGTCGCTGCGCGAAGCGCGGCTGCCTCTGGGGTCGGTGGAGTCGGGGCGGGCGCTGAAAGATTTCGACGGGCTGGGCTTTACGCTCCAGCACGAAATGAGCTTTACGAACATCCTCACCATGCTCGATCTGGGCGGCGTGCCGCTGCTGGCATCCCGCCGGGCGGACGGCGATCCGATCGTCATGGCCGGCGGACCGGCGGCGCTGGTGCCGGAGCCTTTGGCGGATTTCATCGACATTTTCTGCCTCGGCGACGGCGAAGTCGTCAATCCGCCGCTGTTCGATCTGCTGAAAAAGACGAAAGGACGGCCGCGGATCGAGCGGTTGCGCGCCGCGGCCGAATTGGACGGCACGTATGTGCCGGCGCTGGTGTCGTGTACTTACGACGAGGCGGGGACGCACTTCGCCTCGGAGTTTCCGTTGCCGCGGAAGCGCCTGATCTGCCGCGACATGGACGCGATCGCGCCGCGGGACATGATCGTTCCCGCGTCGGGCATCATCCATGACCGCGTGGCGGTGGAACTGTTCCGCGGCTGTTCGCGCGGCTGCCGTTTCTGCCAGGCGGGCATGATCTACCGGCCCATCCGCGAGCGCAGCCCGCAGGTCGTCGACGAGTGCATCCGCGCGCTGATCCGTCAGACGGGTTGGGAAGAGTGTAGTCTGGTCTCGCTGGCCAGCTGCGATTATCCGCAGATCGGAACGCTGCTCCAGTCGCTGGCGAACCTTCACGACGATGGCATCAAGGTCAGCCTGCCGAGTTTGCGCGTCGATAATTTTTCCGTCGGCCTGGCGGCCGGGCTGGAAGCGATGAAGAAGGGCGGTCTGACGCTGGCGCCCGAAGCCGGTTCGCAGCGCATGCGCGACGTGATCAACAAGGGCGTGACCGAGGCCGATCTCGACGCGGCGCTGAACGCGGCGTTCGAACACGGCTGGCAGAAGATCAAGCTCTACTTCATGATGGGGCTGCCGACGGAGACCGACGACGATCTGCGGGGCATCGTCGAACTGTCCGAGCGCGCCGCGTCGATCGGCCGGCGCTACAGCAAGCGTGCGGCGATCAACGTGTCCGTGGCCGGCTTCGTGCCGAAGGGACACACGCCGTTCCAGTGGGTGGCGCAGAACACGCGCGAGGAACTGGCGCGCAAGGGCGCTTTCATGAAGAAACAGATCAGGTCGCGGGCGATCAGCTTCAAATATCACGAGTCGGAACAGTCTTTCATCGAGGGCGTGCTGGCCCGCGGCGACCGCCGCGTCGGCCGCGCGATCCTCGAAGCGTGGCGGCTGGGCGAGCGCTTCGACAGCTGGAGCGAGACGTTCAGTCTCGAACGCTGGATGGAAGCGTTCGCCCGGGCCGGCGTCGATCCGGCGTGGTACGCCCAGCGTACGCGCGCCGAAGACGAGGCGTTCCCGTGGGACCATATCGACACCGGCGTGTCCAAATCGTTTTTGCTGCGCGAATACCGCCGCGCGCGGGAAGCGAAGGTCACCCGCGACTGCCGGTCTTTCGGCTGCAACGCCTGCGGCTGGGAGCGGCGCGGCTGTGAGTGGAGCGCGGCGAACGCATGA